Proteins encoded by one window of Manihot esculenta cultivar AM560-2 chromosome 10, M.esculenta_v8, whole genome shotgun sequence:
- the LOC110624510 gene encoding root phototropism protein 3, with product MWESESESVVGRDYGNGVLSSSKHGVKTDGFELRGQSWYVATDIPSDLLVQIGVVYFHLHKYPLLSRCGKMNRLIYESRDPDLSKIALDDLPGGAEAFELVAKFCYGIAVDLTAANISGLRCAAEYLEMTEDLEEGNLIFKTEAFLSYVVLSSWRDSILVLKSCEKLSPWAENLQIVRRCSESIAWKACANPKGIRWAYTGKPPMIDSSPSRNQLVPPDWWFEDVSILRIDHFVRVITAIKVKGMRFDLIGASIMHYAAKWLPGLIKDSAGSADDGSNSSNSSSSSWKGGLHMIVAGTKDDPSSVHAKDQRMIIESLISIIPPQKDSVSCSFLLHLLRMANMLKVAPALVTELEKRVGMQFEQATLPDLLIPSYNKSETLFDVDLVQRLLEHFLVQEQTETSSPSRQSLSDQRGTNPNAKMRVARLVDSYLTEVSRDRNLSLTKFQVLAEALPESARTCDDGLYRAIDSYLKAHPSLTEHERKRLCRVMDCQKLSIDACMHAAQNERLPLRVVVQVLFSEQVKISNAIANGSMKEAGEAQYQLMIPNRKTLLEATPQSFQEGWNAAKKDINTLKFELETVKTKYLELQNDMENLQRQFDKMINKKQTSAWSSGWKKLSKFTKITTIENHDIGNHSQVPAATIDQNRKTPRRWRNSIS from the exons ATGTGGGAGTCTGAGAGTGAATCTGTTGTTGGTCGAGATTATGGTAATGGAGTTCTTAGCTCAAGCAAGCATGGCGTCAAGACCGATGGGTTTGAGCTCAGGGGCCAGTCATG GTATGTTGCAACTGATATTCCAAGTGATCTTTTAGTTCAGATTGGAGTTGTATATTTCCACTTGCATAAG TATCCTCTGCTTTCTCGGTGTGGAAAAATGAACAGATTAATATATGAATCACGCGACCCAGACCTGAGTAAAATAGCATTAGATGATCTTCCAGGAGGAGCTGAAGCATTTGAGCTTGTAGCAAAGTTCTGCTATGGAATTGCTGTTGATCTAACAGCAGCCAATATCTCTGGCCTTAGATGTGCAGCAGAGTATCTAGAAATGACAGAGGACTTAGAAGAAGGTAATCTCATATTCAAAACTGAAGCTTTTCTTAGTTATGTGGTGTTATCATCATGGAGGGATTCTATATTAGTGTTGAAAAGCTGTGAGAAGCTCTCACCATGGGCGGAGAATCTCCAGATTGTAAGAAGATGCAGTGAATCCATTGCCTGGAAAGCTTGTGCAAATCCGAAAGGGATCAGATGGGCATACACTGGAAAACCACCTATGATTGATTCAAGCCCAAGTAGAAATCAGTTGGTTCCTCCTGATTGGTGGTTTGAGGATGTGTCAATCCTTAGAATTGATCACTTTGTTAGAGTTATTACAGCAATTAAGGTAAAGGGTATGAGGTTTGATTTGATTGGAGCTTCGATAATGCATTATGCAGCCAAATGGCTACCTGGTTTGATCAAAGACAGTGCAGGCTCTGCTGATGATGGCAGCAATAGCAgcaacagcagcagcagcagttgGAAAGGTGGGCTCCATATGATTGTTGCAGGAACTAAAGATGATCCATCATCAGTTCATGCAAAAGATCAACGTATGATCATTGAGAGCCTCATCAGCATAATTCCACCGCAGAAGGATAGTGTCTCCTGCAGCTTCCTTCTTCACCTTCTGAGAATGGCAAACATGTTGAAAGTGGCTCCTGCATTGGTTACTGAATTAGAGAAACGTGTGGGGATGCAATTTGAACAGGCAACATTGCCTGATCTTCTAATTCCTTCTTACAATAAGAGTGAAACTTTGTTTGATGTGGACCTAGTTCAGAGACTTCTGGAGCATTTTCTGGTTCAAGAACAGACAGAAACTTCAAGTCCAAGTAGACAATCTCTTTCTGACCAAAGGGGTACTAATCCAAATGCCAAAATGAGAGTTGCTAGGCTTGTTGACAGTTATCTCACAGAGGTTTCCAGAGACAGAAACCTTTCATTAACCAAGTTTCAGGTACTTGCAGAAGCTTTGCCTGAATCTGCAAGAACATGCGACGATGGGCTTTATCGAGCAATTGATTCTTATCTTAAG GCTCATCCATCACTGACTGAACATGAAAGAAAGCGTCTATGTCGTGTGATGGACTGTCAAAAACTCTCCATTGATGCCTGTATGCATGCTGCTCAAAACGAGAGGCTGCCACTTAGAGTTGTGGTGCAAGTTCTCTTTTCTGAACAGGTGAAAATAAGCAACGCAATAGCCAATGGCTCCATGAAAGAAGCTGGTGAAGCTCAGTACCAACTCATGATACCCAATAGAAAAACACTGCTTGAAGCCACACCACAATCATTTCAAGAAGGATGGAATGCTGCTAAGAAGGACATCAACACGCTTAAGTTTGAACTTGAAACTGTGAAGACGAAATACCTTGAGCTCCAAAACGACATGGAGAATCTGCAGAGACAGTTTGATAAGATGATTAATAAGAAACAGACATCAGCGTGGAGTAGTGGATGGAAGAAGTTGAGCAAATTCACCAAGATAACAACAATAGAAAACCATGATATTGGAAACCATTCTCAAGTTCCAGCAGCCACCATAGATCAAAATAGaaagaccccaagaaggtggaggAATTCAATTtcctga
- the LOC110625055 gene encoding serine/threonine-protein kinase PEPKR2, translating into MELLRRKRKGLEVLPLCSKSFASSAIIWSHLSLGDYSRQKKKCKEDEGKEVGSPRTVVKGIVTAPHCRSSCFNPPCRGLKRKIGCIDVATQLGRKKKIEQQYDLGATIGKGKFGSVVLCTRKVTGEDFACKILRKGEDLVHREVEIMQHLSGHPGIVTLKAVYEDSESFYLVMELCSGGRLLDQMAREGQYSEHHAANVLRELISVIKYCHDVGVVHRDIKPENILLTTSGQMKLADFGLAMRISNGQSLTGLVGSPAYVAPEVLLGDYSEKVDIWSAGVLLHALLIGILPFQGDSVDAVFEAIKKVNLDFESGLWESVSKPARDLIAGMLNRDISSRPSADEILRHPWILFYTEPTLKVLTVKPKFGNHVRLTFEKLTIKDELESERFDATTSSILSDETSLILSSGGSKRLSEQDCGLVDVLAVAISRVRISEPKRSRLCGPTSPIQRECSSNIKVNNLCTAF; encoded by the exons ATGGAGTTGTTAAGAAGGAAGAGAAAGGGCCTAGAAGTGTTGCCATTATGTAGCAAATCCTTTGCTTCATCTGCCATTATTTGGTCTCACTTGTCTTTAGGAGATTATTCAAGGCAGAAGAAGAAGTGCAAGGAAGATGAAGGTAAGGAAGTTGGTTCCCCCAGGACTGTAGTTAAAGGAATTGTTACTGCCCCCCATTGTAGGAGTTCCTGTTTTAATCCACCTTGTAGGGGTCTTAAGAGAAAAATCGGTTGTATTGATGTAGCAACACAATTGGGTAGGAAGAAAAAGATTGAGCAACAGTATGATTTGGGTGCAACAATTGGGAAAGGAAAGTTTGGATCTGTAGTTTTGTGCACAAGAAAAGTGACCGGAGAAGACTTTGCATGCAAAATTTTGCGCAAGGGTGAGGATCTTGTGCATCGAGAAGTGGAAATAATGCAGCACCTTTCTGGTCATCCAGGCATTGTAACCTTGAAGGCAGTATATGAGGATTCAGAATCCTTTTATCTTGTGATGGAGCTTTGTTCTGGAGGGCGGTTGCTTGACCAGATGGCTAGGGAAGGGCAATATTCAGAGCATCATGCCGCTAATGTATTAAGGGAGCTGATTTCAGTTATCAAATATTGCCATGATGTGGGTGTTGTACATCGGGACATAAAGCCTGAAAATATCCTCCTAACGACATCTGGGCAAATGAAGCTTGCAGATTTTGGGCTAGCTATGAGGATTTCAAAtg GTCAGAGCCTTACAGGTCTGGTTGGAAGTCCTGCCTATGTTGCCCCAGAAGTTCTACTTGGTGACTATTCAGAAAAAGTTGATATTTGGAGTGCTGGGGTGCTTCTTCATGCTTTGTTGATCGGCATTCTTCCATTTCAAGGTGACTCTGTGGATGCAGTATTTGAAGCAATTAAGAAGGTCAACCTAGATTTTGAGAGTGGGTTGTGGGAGTCGGTATCCAAACCTGCAAGGGATCTCATTGCTGGTATGCTCAACAGAGATATTTCTTCAAGGCCAAGTGCTGATGAAATACTAA GGCATCCATGGATCTTGTTTTATACAGAACCAACTTTAAAGGTACTTACAGTAAAACCAAAGTTTGGAAACCATGTAAGATTGACTTTCGAGAAACTAACCATTAAAGATGAGTTAGAGTCGGAGAGATTTGATGCGACAACCAGCAGCATTCTCAGTGATGAAACTAGCCTAATTTTATCGTCTGGTGGTTCAAAGAGGTTGAGCGAGCAAGACTGTGGATTGGTTGATGTCCTTGCCGTGGCAATCTCACGTGTGAGGATATCCGAACCGAAGAGAAGCAGGTTATGTGGCCCTACCAGCCCTATCCAACGAGAATGTTCCTCTAACATTAAGGTTAACAATCTCTGTACAGCATTCTGA
- the LOC110625266 gene encoding pentatricopeptide repeat-containing protein At5g09450, mitochondrial isoform X2, with translation MASRSLFFALRRKFGSPCTLEKGKFGRLLSSGALSSEVVEEESNSKENEDDLRSRIFRLRLPKRSATNIIQKWVSEGNTVTASELRSISRELRKSQRYKHALEISEWMVTHKENEFLDSDYATRIDLMTKVFGIDAAERYFEGLPVSVKTSETYTALLHSYAGLKLLEKAEELYERIKGSNLPFTALLYNEMMALYIDVGQVEKVSLVVDELKDKKVAPDIFTYNLWISSCAATLNINQVMRILDEMSNDPGCNDDWHRYIDIANIYVKAGHLVNAESSAVVETEKSFTQREWITYDFLIILYAGLRNKDKVAQIWKSLRMTKQKMTNRNFICILSSYLMLGHVKEAGEVLDQWKQSTITEFDITACGRLLHAFSGAGLTEIANKFHVLLIERNFDLTNLTK, from the exons ATGGCGTCCCGATCACTTTTCTTCGCTCTACGACG CAAATTTGGATCTCCGTGTACCCTAGAGAAAGGGAAGTTTGGTCGGTTGCTCTCTTCCGGTGCTCTGAGTAGTGAAGTTGTTGAAGAGGAATCCAATTCAAAGGAAAATGAAGACGACTTGAGGAGTAGAATCTTTAGGCTGAGACTTCCAAAGCGAAGCGCAACCAACATTATACAGAAATGGGTTAGCGAAGGGAACACTGTGACGGCTTCTGAGCTCAGAAGCATCTCTAGAGAGCTTAGGAAGTCTCAGCGTTACAAACATGCTCTCGAG ATATCAGAGTGGATGGTTACACACAAAGAGAATGAGTTCTTGGACTCTGATTATGCAACTCGTATTGATTTGATGACTAAAGTTTTTGGTATTGATGCTGCGGAACGCTATTTTGAAGGTCTACCTGTCTCCGTAAAAACTAGTGAAACCTATACTGCACTCCTTCACTCTTATGCTGGGTTGAAACTGCTGGAAAAGGCTGAAGAGCTTTATGAGAGAATAAAAGGATCAAATCTGCCCTTCACTGCTCTCCTATATAATGAGATGATGGCTCTGTATATTGACGTTGGGCAGGTGGAGAAAGTCTCATTAGTTGTTGACGAACTGAAAGATAAGAAGGTTGCGCCTGACATCTTCACTTACAATCTATGGATAAGTTCATGTGCTGCTACCCTAAATATTAATCAAGTTATGAGGATATTGGATGAAATGAGCAATGATCCTGGTTGTAACGATGATTGGCATAGATATATTGACATTGCCAATATATATGTTAAAGCTGGACATCTTGTGAATGCCGAGTCCAGTGCTGTTGTTGAAACAGAGAAGAGTTTTACACAAAGAGAGTGGATAACATATGACTTCCTCATCATCCTGTATGCAGGTTTAAGAAACAAAGATAAAGTTGCTCAAATATGGAAATCCTTAAGAATGACTAAGCAAAAAATGACAAACAGAAACTTCATTTGCATCCTTTCTTCATATCTGATGCTTGGACATGTGAAAGAAGCAGGGGAGGTTCTTGATCAGTGGAAACAGTCTACTATTACAGAATTTGACATCACTGCTTGTGGTAGGCTTTTGCATGCATTCTCAGGTGCTGGATTAACTGAAATTGCTAACAAGTTCCATGTGCTTCTGATTGAAAGGAATTTTGATCTCACCAATTTGACGAAGTGA
- the LOC110625266 gene encoding pentatricopeptide repeat-containing protein At5g09450, mitochondrial isoform X1, producing the protein MLCNPPTPSGSKRKQLDERSKRIPVMASRSLFFALRRKFGSPCTLEKGKFGRLLSSGALSSEVVEEESNSKENEDDLRSRIFRLRLPKRSATNIIQKWVSEGNTVTASELRSISRELRKSQRYKHALEISEWMVTHKENEFLDSDYATRIDLMTKVFGIDAAERYFEGLPVSVKTSETYTALLHSYAGLKLLEKAEELYERIKGSNLPFTALLYNEMMALYIDVGQVEKVSLVVDELKDKKVAPDIFTYNLWISSCAATLNINQVMRILDEMSNDPGCNDDWHRYIDIANIYVKAGHLVNAESSAVVETEKSFTQREWITYDFLIILYAGLRNKDKVAQIWKSLRMTKQKMTNRNFICILSSYLMLGHVKEAGEVLDQWKQSTITEFDITACGRLLHAFSGAGLTEIANKFHVLLIERNFDLTNLTK; encoded by the exons ATGTTATGCAACCCTCCCACTCCCAGTGGTAGTAAAAGAAAACAGCTTGACGAGAGAAGTAAAAGAATTCCGGTCATGGCGTCCCGATCACTTTTCTTCGCTCTACGACG CAAATTTGGATCTCCGTGTACCCTAGAGAAAGGGAAGTTTGGTCGGTTGCTCTCTTCCGGTGCTCTGAGTAGTGAAGTTGTTGAAGAGGAATCCAATTCAAAGGAAAATGAAGACGACTTGAGGAGTAGAATCTTTAGGCTGAGACTTCCAAAGCGAAGCGCAACCAACATTATACAGAAATGGGTTAGCGAAGGGAACACTGTGACGGCTTCTGAGCTCAGAAGCATCTCTAGAGAGCTTAGGAAGTCTCAGCGTTACAAACATGCTCTCGAG ATATCAGAGTGGATGGTTACACACAAAGAGAATGAGTTCTTGGACTCTGATTATGCAACTCGTATTGATTTGATGACTAAAGTTTTTGGTATTGATGCTGCGGAACGCTATTTTGAAGGTCTACCTGTCTCCGTAAAAACTAGTGAAACCTATACTGCACTCCTTCACTCTTATGCTGGGTTGAAACTGCTGGAAAAGGCTGAAGAGCTTTATGAGAGAATAAAAGGATCAAATCTGCCCTTCACTGCTCTCCTATATAATGAGATGATGGCTCTGTATATTGACGTTGGGCAGGTGGAGAAAGTCTCATTAGTTGTTGACGAACTGAAAGATAAGAAGGTTGCGCCTGACATCTTCACTTACAATCTATGGATAAGTTCATGTGCTGCTACCCTAAATATTAATCAAGTTATGAGGATATTGGATGAAATGAGCAATGATCCTGGTTGTAACGATGATTGGCATAGATATATTGACATTGCCAATATATATGTTAAAGCTGGACATCTTGTGAATGCCGAGTCCAGTGCTGTTGTTGAAACAGAGAAGAGTTTTACACAAAGAGAGTGGATAACATATGACTTCCTCATCATCCTGTATGCAGGTTTAAGAAACAAAGATAAAGTTGCTCAAATATGGAAATCCTTAAGAATGACTAAGCAAAAAATGACAAACAGAAACTTCATTTGCATCCTTTCTTCATATCTGATGCTTGGACATGTGAAAGAAGCAGGGGAGGTTCTTGATCAGTGGAAACAGTCTACTATTACAGAATTTGACATCACTGCTTGTGGTAGGCTTTTGCATGCATTCTCAGGTGCTGGATTAACTGAAATTGCTAACAAGTTCCATGTGCTTCTGATTGAAAGGAATTTTGATCTCACCAATTTGACGAAGTGA